In the Persephonella hydrogeniphila genome, one interval contains:
- a CDS encoding hemolysin family protein produces the protein MLETELLIKIGIIFLLLLLSAFFAGIESSFFSMDWLKIKRLAKEGKKSAQIADWLRSKPKELVVTFLIGNELVNITASAITSGLVIHYLGKEYLFVAIVIMTILILTFGEITPKTIGSYYPERYALFAARPFYLFYMAITPFRFLFTKLAEYILKKAGLELPVENHKLSEDELLSIISAGTEKKIFTEEEKEVIEAALELHEVAVSEIMTPRRDIFAIEKGKTVREVLEIIREHDYSRIPVYENSLDNIVGILYVKDIIFLKFEGREEKIDRFLRKPYFVPEFTPLLDLMKKFEETKNHIAIVVDEHGTVVGLITFQDILEFIVGDIPEEYEVEEPFLQKLEDNKWRVSGKLEVEILEEDIGIQLPEDYEFDTVAGFILDYLKRFPKEGEEFIYEGYRFKIEKMESNRIISVIIEKISETTEEEKKEGND, from the coding sequence TTGCTTGAGACTGAACTTCTCATAAAAATCGGAATAATTTTCCTTCTTCTTCTCCTTTCAGCATTTTTTGCCGGTATAGAGTCCTCCTTTTTCTCAATGGACTGGCTCAAAATCAAAAGACTTGCAAAAGAAGGAAAAAAGTCTGCACAGATAGCAGACTGGCTGAGATCAAAACCAAAAGAACTGGTTGTTACATTTCTTATAGGAAATGAACTTGTTAATATAACAGCTTCAGCTATAACTTCAGGCCTTGTCATCCATTACCTTGGGAAAGAGTACCTGTTTGTTGCTATTGTTATAATGACTATCCTTATACTTACTTTTGGAGAAATAACCCCTAAGACAATAGGCTCATACTACCCAGAAAGGTATGCCCTTTTTGCTGCAAGACCGTTCTACCTTTTCTATATGGCTATAACTCCTTTCAGATTTTTGTTTACAAAACTTGCAGAATATATTCTGAAAAAGGCAGGACTTGAACTTCCGGTAGAGAATCATAAGCTTTCTGAAGATGAACTTCTATCAATTATCTCTGCAGGAACAGAAAAAAAGATATTCACAGAAGAAGAAAAAGAGGTAATTGAGGCAGCTTTGGAATTACATGAAGTAGCTGTAAGCGAGATAATGACGCCCCGCAGGGATATCTTTGCAATAGAAAAAGGGAAAACAGTGAGAGAAGTTCTCGAGATAATCAGAGAACATGATTACAGCAGAATTCCTGTTTATGAAAACTCCCTCGATAATATAGTGGGAATTCTGTATGTAAAGGATATTATATTTCTGAAGTTTGAAGGCAGAGAAGAAAAAATAGACAGATTTCTCAGAAAACCTTATTTTGTTCCGGAGTTTACACCCCTTCTTGATCTTATGAAAAAGTTTGAAGAAACAAAAAACCATATAGCTATAGTTGTAGATGAGCACGGAACTGTTGTAGGTCTTATAACATTTCAGGACATACTGGAGTTTATTGTTGGGGATATCCCTGAAGAGTATGAAGTTGAAGAACCATTTTTACAGAAGCTTGAAGACAATAAATGGAGAGTATCAGGAAAATTAGAAGTAGAAATCCTTGAGGAAGATATAGGTATACAACTTCCTGAAGACTATGAATTTGATACTGTAGCTGGTTTTATCTTAGATTATCTGAAGAGATTTCCCAAAGAAGGTGAAGAGTTTATCTATGAAGGATACAGGTTCAAAATAGAAAAAATGGAAAGTAACCGGATTATATCTGTAATTATCGAAAAGATCTCAGAAACCACAGAAGAGGAGAAGAAGGAGGGAAATGATTAG
- a CDS encoding oligopeptide/dipeptide ABC transporter ATP-binding protein → MESNSPALLKVENLSKKFLIKKSLLKKEFFKAVDNVSFSLGYNQVLGIVGESGSGKSTIGRLILKLIKKDEGKIEFEGKDIYSLTGKEEKLFRKETSIVFQDPKTSLNPRFKIRQIIEEPLLIHGFPKKERKERVKTAIKDAGLDESFLDRYPSELSGGQRQRVAIARAIVLDPKMIVADEPTSALDVSVQLQIINLIKKLRTEKKISFLFISHDLNVVGMLSDRILVLYRGKIMEKGDARDILKKPAHPYTKILLDSLPPEHPKDRKKLDYLPEVYREEVEGGCVFYSRCPIATDICKKEPQYTKIDNREVYCHFA, encoded by the coding sequence ATGGAAAGTAATAGTCCTGCCTTACTAAAGGTAGAAAACTTATCAAAAAAATTTCTTATAAAAAAATCCCTACTAAAAAAAGAGTTTTTTAAAGCGGTAGATAATGTGTCTTTTTCTTTAGGTTACAATCAAGTTTTAGGGATTGTAGGAGAGTCAGGGAGTGGTAAATCAACAATAGGTAGATTGATCCTAAAGCTAATTAAAAAAGATGAAGGTAAGATAGAGTTTGAAGGTAAAGATATATACTCCCTTACAGGAAAAGAGGAGAAACTTTTTAGAAAGGAAACATCTATTGTTTTTCAGGATCCCAAAACATCTTTAAACCCACGGTTTAAAATAAGACAGATTATAGAAGAACCCCTTTTAATACATGGTTTTCCTAAGAAAGAGAGGAAAGAAAGGGTAAAAACCGCTATTAAAGATGCCGGACTTGATGAATCCTTTTTAGACAGATATCCTTCTGAGCTTTCAGGAGGACAAAGACAGAGAGTAGCTATAGCAAGGGCAATAGTTTTGGATCCAAAAATGATAGTTGCAGATGAACCAACATCTGCCCTTGACGTTTCTGTTCAGTTGCAGATAATAAACCTGATAAAGAAGTTGAGAACTGAAAAAAAGATCAGTTTTCTTTTTATATCTCATGATCTTAATGTCGTTGGAATGCTATCCGACAGGATACTTGTTCTTTACAGAGGAAAAATAATGGAAAAGGGAGACGCCAGAGATATACTGAAGAAGCCTGCCCATCCTTACACAAAAATTTTACTTGATTCCCTTCCTCCAGAACATCCAAAGGACAGAAAAAAGTTAGACTATCTCCCTGAAGTATACAGGGAAGAAGTTGAAGGAGGATGTGTTTTTTATTCAAGATGTCCTATAGCTACAGATATATGCAAAAAAGAACCTCAATACACAAAAATAGACAACAGGGAGGTATACTGCCACTTTGCTTGA